The Iamia sp. SCSIO 61187 genomic sequence GCCCACCCACCGCCCTGAGGGCGTCGGCTCCGCTCCCACCGGCTCCCCCGGTGCCCGCCCGGCCCTCGAGGGCGCGCCCGACCGGAGCGCCGCCGGCGCGATCCGCCCCACCACCGTCCGGCCCGCCCCGCGGCGGGCGACCGCCATCGACCGGGCCAGCAGGGCCGTCCTGACGCCCCTGCTCACCCGCATCCGGGGCGGACGGCTGACGCTCATCGAGGCCGACGGCCGGGTGACGGCCTTCGGGGAGCCGACCGACCTCGACGTGACCGTCCGCCTCCGGACGCCGGCGGTGTGGCGGGAGGTCACGACCCGGGCCAGCACCGGCCTGGGTGCCAGCTTCATCGACGGGTGGTGGGACACCGACGACCTGACCGGCCTCGTCCGCCTGGCCATCCGCAACCTCGACGTCCTCGACCGGATCCGGACGCGGTGGGACGCCGTCACCGCACCGGTCGCCGACCGGGCCCGCCGGCTGCGTCCGGAGAGCAAGGAGCGGGACCGGCGCGACATCGCCGCCCACTACGACCTCGGCAACGACTTCTTCGAGCTGTTCCTCGACGCCGAGACCATGGCCTACAGCTGCGGGCTCTACTCGGAGACCGGCACCGACGACCTGGCCGAGGCCCAGCGGGCCAAGCTCGACCGCCTCCTCGACCTGCTCGACCTGGCCCCCGGCGAGCGGCTGGTCGAGATCGGCACCGGGTGGGGCGGGCTGGCCGAGCGGGCCGCCGAGCGCGGCATCCGGGTCACAACGTGCACCATCTCCACCGAGCAGCACGCCCTGGCCCGCCAGCGCATCGCCGCCGCCGGCCTCGCCCACCTCGTCGACGTCACCCTGCTCGACTACCGCGACCTGCTGGCCCGGGAGGGCGAG encodes the following:
- a CDS encoding cyclopropane-fatty-acyl-phospholipid synthase family protein; translation: MTTSAEPTHRPEGVGSAPTGSPGARPALEGAPDRSAAGAIRPTTVRPAPRRATAIDRASRAVLTPLLTRIRGGRLTLIEADGRVTAFGEPTDLDVTVRLRTPAVWREVTTRASTGLGASFIDGWWDTDDLTGLVRLAIRNLDVLDRIRTRWDAVTAPVADRARRLRPESKERDRRDIAAHYDLGNDFFELFLDAETMAYSCGLYSETGTDDLAEAQRAKLDRLLDLLDLAPGERLVEIGTGWGGLAERAAERGIRVTTCTISTEQHALARQRIAAAGLAHLVDVTLLDYRDLLAREGEGTFDALVSVEMIEAVDWRDHGAYFSTCGRLLKPGGRLALQAITVPDSRYERAKTSSDFVKEHVFPGSCLPSVEVIERGLAAHTDLRVERVDAFPQDYARTLHEWNARLLARHDDARARGYDDALLRLWEFYLCYCEAAYAEEYVSLVQVLATAPEGRG